A single region of the Xenopus laevis strain J_2021 chromosome 4L, Xenopus_laevis_v10.1, whole genome shotgun sequence genome encodes:
- the lhx9.L gene encoding LIM/homeobox protein Lhx9-like isoform X3 codes for MEIVGCRTDESAYPFRPAAAMLFHGITGGHIQGIMEEMERRSKSADSRLAKGIQVNGRETRMPSLSPEKPALCAGCGGKISDRYYLLAVDKQWHLRCLKCCECKLALESELTCFAKDGSIYCKEDYYRRFSVQRCARCHLGISASEMVMRARESVYHLSCFTCTTCNKTLSTGDHFGMKENLVYCRIHFELLVQGDFHQQLNYSELSAKGGGLAALPYFSNGTGTVQKGRPRKRKSQALGVDIINYSSGCNENETDLDRDQTYPPSQKSKRMRTSFKHNQLRTMKSYFAINHNPDAKDLKQLAQKTGLTKRVLQGEQCSGFNSHTTRRLKIP; via the exons ATGGAAATTGTGGGGTGCAGAACAGACGAAAGTGCCTATCCTTTCCGACCAGCAGCAGCCATGCTCTTCCACGGGATAACCGGGGGCCACATCCAAGGCATCATGGAAGAGATGGAGAGGAGGTCCAAGTCCGCCGACAGCCGCTTGGCCAAGGGTATCCAGGTCAATGGCAGAGAAACT AGAATGCCTTCCCTGAGTCCTGAGAAGCCTGCACTGTGTGCTGGGTGCGGGGGCAAGATCTCAGACAGATACTACCTCTTGGCTGTGGACAAGCAGTGGCACCTGCGCTGCCTGAAATGCTGCGAATGTAAGCTGGCCCTCGAGTCGGAGCTGACCTGCTTTGCCAAGGATGGCAGTATATATTGCAAGGAGGACTATTACAG AAGGTTTTCGGTGCAGAGGTGTGCCCGTTGCCATCTTGGCATTTCAGCCTCAGAGATGGTAATGAGAGCACGGGAGTCCGTCTACCACTTGAGCTGCTTTACCTGCACAACCTGTAACAAGACCTTAAGCACCGGGGATCACTTTGGCATGAAGGAAAACCTTGTCTACTGCCGGATTCACTTTGAGCTTCTTGTCCAGGGGGACTTCCATCAGCAGTTAAATTACTCGGAGCTCTCAGCCAAGGGTGGGGGACTGGCAGCCCTGCCGTATTTCAGCAATGGGACAGGCACAGTGCAAAAGGGGAGGCCACGAAAGAGAAAGAGCCAGGCTTTGGGTGTGGACATCATCAACTACAGTTCAG GTTGTAACGAAAATGAGACAGATTTGGATCGGGACCAGACATACCCTCCTTCTCAAAAGTCGAAACGCATGAGAACCTCTTTCAAACATAACCAGCTCCGTACAATGAAGTCCTATTTTGCCATTAACCACAATCCAGATGCAAAAGATTTGAAACAACTGGCCCAGAAAACTGGATTAACAAAGAGAGTCCTGCAG
- the lhx9.L gene encoding LIM/homeobox protein Lhx9-like isoform X4, giving the protein MEIVGCRTDESAYPFRPAAAMLFHGITGGHIQGIMEEMERRSKSADSRLAKGIQVNGRETRMPSLSPEKPALCAGCGGKISDRYYLLAVDKQWHLRCLKCCECKLALESELTCFAKDGSIYCKEDYYRFSVQRCARCHLGISASEMVMRARESVYHLSCFTCTTCNKTLSTGDHFGMKENLVYCRIHFELLVQGDFHQQLNYSELSAKGGGLAALPYFSNGTGTVQKGRPRKRKSQALGVDIINYSSGCNENETDLDRDQTYPPSQKSKRMRTSFKHNQLRTMKSYFAINHNPDAKDLKQLAQKTGLTKRVLQGEQCSGFNSHTTRRLKIP; this is encoded by the exons ATGGAAATTGTGGGGTGCAGAACAGACGAAAGTGCCTATCCTTTCCGACCAGCAGCAGCCATGCTCTTCCACGGGATAACCGGGGGCCACATCCAAGGCATCATGGAAGAGATGGAGAGGAGGTCCAAGTCCGCCGACAGCCGCTTGGCCAAGGGTATCCAGGTCAATGGCAGAGAAACT AGAATGCCTTCCCTGAGTCCTGAGAAGCCTGCACTGTGTGCTGGGTGCGGGGGCAAGATCTCAGACAGATACTACCTCTTGGCTGTGGACAAGCAGTGGCACCTGCGCTGCCTGAAATGCTGCGAATGTAAGCTGGCCCTCGAGTCGGAGCTGACCTGCTTTGCCAAGGATGGCAGTATATATTGCAAGGAGGACTATTACAG GTTTTCGGTGCAGAGGTGTGCCCGTTGCCATCTTGGCATTTCAGCCTCAGAGATGGTAATGAGAGCACGGGAGTCCGTCTACCACTTGAGCTGCTTTACCTGCACAACCTGTAACAAGACCTTAAGCACCGGGGATCACTTTGGCATGAAGGAAAACCTTGTCTACTGCCGGATTCACTTTGAGCTTCTTGTCCAGGGGGACTTCCATCAGCAGTTAAATTACTCGGAGCTCTCAGCCAAGGGTGGGGGACTGGCAGCCCTGCCGTATTTCAGCAATGGGACAGGCACAGTGCAAAAGGGGAGGCCACGAAAGAGAAAGAGCCAGGCTTTGGGTGTGGACATCATCAACTACAGTTCAG GTTGTAACGAAAATGAGACAGATTTGGATCGGGACCAGACATACCCTCCTTCTCAAAAGTCGAAACGCATGAGAACCTCTTTCAAACATAACCAGCTCCGTACAATGAAGTCCTATTTTGCCATTAACCACAATCCAGATGCAAAAGATTTGAAACAACTGGCCCAGAAAACTGGATTAACAAAGAGAGTCCTGCAG